The following nucleotide sequence is from Archocentrus centrarchus isolate MPI-CPG fArcCen1 chromosome 6, fArcCen1, whole genome shotgun sequence.
AATAATCTCtccagaaataaataaactgtactTCTATTGCAAGAATACAAAGAGGAAAAGTGCAGTACCTTTGTGTAACTATTTTCCAAATCTGACAGGCAGTTGAGGGGTAATGAAGACCACCACGGGCAAATATTATCATATAACCATCGATTTTCATACCATAGGTGAGATCAATAAACTGCTCCAACCATATTCCCTCTGTTGGATATTTTATTAGCTATCTGCTGTGCATATAATAGTTTTGAAGATACTGGCGGAGTGAGAACTCATCTGCACTGTGCCTGGTGTTATACTACAGCCAAACAGTCCATGTGACAGGTGTAATGGACGGCTGCCCCCAATGAAGTAATCCAGAGGCACCTGCAGACCTCTGCTCAGGTCAGTAAGGAGACTGTATCATTGTTGGattcaaacaacaaaatgaacTCTGCGTTAAACTGTGGTAACAGATCTGAGGGATCCAAaagttaaattcattttttggaGGATACCTTTATTAGTAGGTTAATGTTACAGTTAGAGAGCTAAAAAAGCAACTAATCTATGGGGGGGAAAGTAGGCTACAAGCTAGCAAGCCAACTAGCAGTTACTAATTATTTGTAttgcccaaaaaaaaatgtgttttaactcAAGGAGTACAGAGAGTGTCCATGGCAGCCCAAGACTGCAGCAGCTGGGCTATGGGATATTAATGGAGTGTGTGCTGATGTTATAAAATACAGTCTATGATTTTCTCTTAACAACACTACGAGTTCTCCGCTGATCACTGGGCTCAGTGCGCTTTCTGAGGAGGACAGAGTCAAACAGGTGGAGCACAGCTACAGTCCTGTGTTAGCAAAGTATTCTCCATGAATATTTGCACTGTGATGTGTTACATCAAGGAAACatttcatgtttacattttaccaCAGCGTGGCTGCAGCATACTGTGTAAATAATAGATACAGcatacagtaaatacagtatACTGTATCTACAGTTGAATCGTTAAAGTCATTTCTTTGAGATCAATTAAATACGTTTGTTGTTGTATTTCAGCTTAAAATATGCAGTTATCTTCCATTTAAATTTAACACTGCACTCATAAATACATTCATCTTTAGTTACAGTAAAAGCAACAGCCATTAGGATCTATTAATACTTCTCATGATCATCCCACTCATTGCTGTGATGATGAACAGGTTCACCAAGGTATCTGCTCTCCCGTGAAGTTCAGAAATGACCCATGATCCTTTTCGGTCAGCCCTCCAATCACAGACAAGATGGAAGAAATACTCTCCTCGGCACTCAGAGGAGCCTGTAAAGAGAtggagaaggaaaaataaagcaaatcagACACATTTTTGTTACGACCCCTGGTCTGTTCTCAGGGTCTGAGTGTCACAGAGTTCTAGTCTAATTAATTCTTGTTTCTTATCAGGCTTTCTGTGTTTGGTTCTCAGTTCGGtaattatatacatatattcccTCTGTAATTTGAGTCTTTAGTTCTTAGTTCCAGTTTCTATTTGTAGAGTTGATTTGATCCGTTTGCGTCCCCCTTTGTGTTATTGTCCTGTGTTAACTTCACTCATGTTCAGTGTTTCTatttaatttcctgttttatgttgCTAATCACAGTCTCCTCGTATTGTCtctagttttacttcccttcATTTACCTTGATTGTATTCAGCTGTGTTTAGCTTCCCTCCTGTTTCTGCTTCCTTTGTTACCTCGTGTGCATTCGTAGCCTCAGTTTGCTTGTGCTTCTTTTACTTTGGATCTGGACTTTCATTATAAGGACTTTAagcttgttctttgtttttgggATCTCTGCCTCAGTGTCTGGATTTGGTTCCTTTCACTACATTACAGGATTTAATTTGTACATGTCATGCTTAATGAGGAAAAATACTTATACTAATACTATATATTCAGAACACAAAGCATCACCAATTCTGTGTCTTAAGGTCATCCAGAGCAGACCCTTACCTCTGACCCACCCATGTCAGTGCGTACCCAGCCGGGGTGAATAGCCATACAGAGAATCCCGTCTGGCTCCAGGTCTACGGCCATGCAGCGACTAACCATGTTTAGGGCACTCTGAGATGACAAGCACAAACAGGTTACCGTgcaacacaaagaaaattaatttcccCTGATCCCTCTTTTCATATCGATACCACAGAAGAGTTATTCTGACATCCTTTAGCAGTCTcttactttttattatttagcaTTATCCGATAATTCCCGTTTATTTTAATTCCGAAAGCTGCTGCTAGCTGATAAACACCGTTTACATCTTTTTGTGCAGCTCTGCGTTTGCCGCAAACATCTGTAACAGTGGTGGAGAGAGCAAAATGTGCCCACACACCTACAACAGCTACATTAATGGGAAATACTCCCAGCCTAAATAACCTCTCTTTATCCTTTAAATGACTGTAGCAATACCTTGGATGTCCTGTAGGGGTACCATTTGAAGTTATTGGCCCTCTCACCCCAGTTGAGCTCCACAGAGCCCAGCAGAGAGGTCACGTTAATAACCGCTGCCCTCTGGATTCCCATTGTGGCTGAGCCGCCTGCTCCTCCTCTGGATGCAGCTTTCTTTAACAAAGGCAGATAGGCCTGCCAGggacacacgcgcacacacagacacagtcacagagacacacactagTAACAAAGTTTAAAATTACTGTCAATTTAATTAAGCAGTTTCATATAAAAGTGACAAAGGGACACAGTTGTATCAGGATGttgattattatatttttaacatcACAAATAAGATTTTGTCAGTTCGACTGACACATTTCACGTTGTATCTGTTTAGAGATGATGTTAGTGCTGCTCTCTGGTGCCGGCGTAATTCTCCATGCAGATGTTTGGAAAAGACACTTTTTTGATCCGTTTTCTCAAATATTCATACCactgaaaatattcattttgaacctttttgctgtgttttgaagacacaagaacaaaaataaaattcagagaTCAACAGTGGATCTCCAAAAAAACCAATAACCATAGTGCTCAATTCCCCACAAAGcaacattattaaaaacaagcacattTAGTATGAATGAGGGCTGCAATTGCAACTGCAAtcagtttgtttatattttaaaacaggtttttcCTCAACATTAATCATGTAGTCATTCAGTCTTTAAAACTGACAAGCAgaattttttccaaaaaaatctaAGACGACATTTTCAGTTCTGTTATGATGTGAAGCGTCCCAAAgcttacagagagagagaggggtgaGTATCAGGCTTCGGCTCTACTGCATGTGATTTactgctgatttaaaaaaatcacatttacagTTTTATAGGCGGCTATTATAGAAGAGCTCGGGGCAGCAGTGTGGCCTTGCAGTAGCAGAAAGGGTCCTTTAATGGGAGCAAACTGTGCGTCGGGAACAATCCGCCCTGCTGACACGCCTTTGATCAGTGCCTGAATTTGTACCAGCACAGGAGGGCTGCTCTATAGTCCGCTCTGAATTCTAAGGCCAACAAAGTAATTGAGTTTTAATTAATATGTATGGCATGCGGTCTGCCCCAGGCTACAGGGTTCTGTTACTTCTGTCCATCAAAGCCATATTTTTATGTTAGCTTCCAGCACTGAGGTAATGAAACACTCATGGGTCCTGCTCCCGGCGACTGAGGAACACAGAAAAGggggttcttttcttttttttcatttcactttctgGTGATGTAAGAGCTtccaaacaaacttttttttttgctactaaGAAGCTGATTCATAACACAAAGTTGGCAGGAAgcacaaaatatataaataaaaatattacctTTGTGATCAttagaggagccacagtgttgGTGTGGAAGTTTTCTATCATCATCTCTGCAGTAACAGAATGAAAGTCGGCCACCACGCTGATGCCCGCATTGTTGATCAGGCAGTTCAGACCCTCTTCTTGCACCAGCTTGCTCACCTCTTCTACAGACTTCTCTATGCTCGCTTGGCTCACTACATCTAATAAAGAgacaaaataatcaaaattgAACATGAGGAAATTAAATCATGCAATGCCCTCAGCAAGAAGAATGACAAAAAGGCAAGGTGACCAGGAAAGGTGATTTCGATCTTAGGTGCTGAgagaagcagctgaacaggtgtacctaacaaagtggctgatgAGTGTACAGGGTGACTTTGTGTTTTCTAGTTTTTCATGCATTCATTTGGTTTTACACAACAAACACGAATCTTCTCAGTCTTACCCAAAGTGATTATGTGGATGCTGGGATGCTTCTGTGCCAGTTCCTGCAGTTTCTGTAGGTTAAAAGCACAGTTGGACAGCAGTGACGGATGATGTCTTGATCCTACTTAACTCTATGTTAACTGAGGGGAGTAATACGAAACAAGCTCAGGCGTATTTTTGTATTAACTGGCTCAAGAAAACCTTAAACCCCAGTCAGAGGGAATGGCTCCAATGATGGAGTTTTTCAGCCTTCTCTGGTAACAAAaggctttctgcttcagacACTGTGCACACTCGCAACAAAGACAGCCTCTGATACAAAAGATCATCATCTCTCTTATAAGCAGCCTAAACATAGtctaattttcttttattaGCTGCACGTCCAGCAGTGTTCAATGAACTTGGGAGCAAACTAAAGTACAGCTTAACAGATTGCATGTGTAAAACTTACTCCTTCCTAAGATAATCTATATCAGACTCAGAGCATGCTGTCAGGAAAATGTGGTGCTTTCAAACTACCACCACCTTTGTGACATTTAAAATTCAGGCTTCAGGCTCAACACAATTTGCCAGACCATAAATCTCGCTTTGTAGCACACCCCTCTGTTGATCATCAGCGTTTGCTCATAGTTAAGCCTGCTGCtgaaaagagaaggaggaaTAATTAATGTGTAGTGTCAACACGTTCGCTTCGTCTGTggagtcttgtttgaatgtgtcGCCTGAAAGAAatgagctgcattttttttttagaatgattaaacacattttggttaataaattttaaaacaacaaacattttttttcaaactaaTATCCCACAATTCTAATTTACCATAAATGAACAATGATAATATATCACTACTTGGCTTGTAGTTTCAAATTTGACATCTGTTTGAATAAATACCTGCTATCTTCTTTTACTTTATATACAAGTTGGAAAACTTAAGCAAAACCCTACGctacggtggccctgagaggtcaaacTCACTGCAATTTAAGAAAACACTAACAAAACAgtacaaaagcacacaaaacacaacggatgtttttttttttttttagcctgtcatgtctggcatctttcacaatcggaatgatgatccgaatgcactgatgtaccaaacatatttgctttgacaagaacagctctatatgtttcctataggctcttcttgttaatgtttgcaattttatttttatttatttatctttttatttagttattcatgccaagtctgacaggcaacaaggaaggggcaagaacaagaggtgggggggagaaaagggggggggggggggggggagaaaaggaagaaaggagatagaaaaaataaaaaaataaaaaaataaaaaaaaataaaaggggttgatatactcacacacacacacacacacacacacacacatccatacacacacccatatgcacctacatatacacacacacacaaacacacacacacaagtttattgtttgtagtaatgtgtgtgtatgcgcctttgtcatgcaatgtattcgataatgagggcgagaaactgcaaccatgccccccgcgatccagaggtagatagggaaggacccaggggacccaggccatccacagcacaggagcccagaagacttggggccacacatcccgatggcaaccgcgtacactccccagaagaggaaggagggaggctacagacggaacccccacaatccaggggctagagtccagagagccagagacgacgggcagcccaccccccccggcaggccggcacccccagcacgagccaggcatgcggcccccgaggccccaagcgcccgagagcagcccgacacccggcagagcccccccacgcgccaaagaggcccaagccacccccaggtcacggccgccaagggagcaggccaaaaaccatgccgagacatccggccacacatcccgggacccacgggcacccacaccccaggggcggcagtgacgaccagtggggagcagcgtggagcggtagggaggggtaactcccaccctccgtgtcccaccggtgccaaggcttggcaagccaccaacccaggcccagctgtccacacacacacactctcacaagcacgcatgtacacacacacacacacgtaccagtcattccctcatgtacacacacgcacatacacacgcacgcacattcgcatgcaccagtcacacactcatgcatacgcacatgtaacatacatggacacctaatgtgggagagcgggtaccagcaccaagccagcggcaacccagggaagcagccaacccagccccgaacaatgagccagtccccatcccaggcggggtgcatggaaccggggtgtgagaaggcccgcccgccccctcctcccactcagcgtgttgggggggtgatgtgaatgtatgtactgagaagaatgtgtatggctgtgtgaaaactacagtgcttttaaaattggagggacagatgtaatatgagcactgaataacagcgcccatccacaccgtccccccaaggccctcaatgtctaaaatgtaaataaaattgaggtgcaggcagcagtgaacagacaagtggggccacctcagcagtgccacccactaaccactgtgtgacacacctgccccccaaggccctatatgtactatgatgtgttgtgagctgtataatgcaattaaaaaaggaggagtgggacatcacgcagcacagcgagcagagccgaggtgatggccctactcactgcagcacgagccccccacccccgagaacctatgtgtgcataatgtgatgttaaactgagtgggaggaggggaggggccaggataaatatgaccgggaggcagaggactacccccggaggaagagagccagctagctactggctcactaggcaccccagttccctacacccccccgcagcccagggaaggcaggtccagggcctgaagtgaccgcacccccaggacgccaccgtactccaggccggcacccactgcccccactgcaaacaggacacaacacacaccccacatgcatacaaaggacaacaaatatcgcacacacacacacacgcacgtacgcacacatacacacgcacgtacacacacgcacacacacacagacacacacccccacatacatactcacacatacacacacacgcacacagtggtcctgagtcagaaccaaccggccccgtgtggggcaactgctgctccctcacctgagcgccccaccaccccatgggggagggcacccagaatcccggaatgccagccagacaccccgacacagccaacccaccccacacggcggcgcgcccaagggggcacagacccctccagcgcagggaggggcccagccaggaaacgggcaaccccgggcaccagggccccgacccccgcaccccggcccccacagaggaagccggccacccggacggggccagcaccgccaccacgggaccccgagccccacaccccacgaccataagagcaccatccaagtccccaccaccaacaaccagggcccggacacagaaaccacaaaacggtagccaccgcctccaggccagagccatcagacacccaggcccccccggcccacccccagccacctaccgggtgcgccACGAAACCagaccacagctcgtcacccccatcatgcgatggagctgatcagtggggaccagagagattcaaattttgccagttgatttttagaggtggcagacattctttccagactaatgtggtctaaaagtagattcttatagtgagtaacgcataaatcattttttgatttccaattcatgaggatagttttcttagcgatgcataaggtagtaagaactatgtgtgatatatttgtttccatgtttaattcacttaaatcacctagaatgcacagttttggtgatgttgggatatcacaattaaaacatgtggataattcctcacatatcctctgccagaacctctgaacaggtgtacaagaccaaactgcatgcatatagttttcagtatggttgcctgaacagtgggtgcatatatttgtgtctctgaggcccatttggaacatcctgtgtcctgtataatgtattctatggagagttttgtattgtataagttgtaaattcggacttttagtcattttgaaagtgtttaaacatatctgtgtccagaagttttcctctgggttaatggaaagatctcgctcccattttgtagttgggagggatattgaatcattcatttttaataataacttatatatttttgatagtaatttaggggtataaagatttagaaattctgttaccagtacaggggtttctaattttaaattatttaaattaaaccttgcctgtatgatagacctcaactgctggtattcgagaaatttgctattgctaatttcatatttggaaataagttcttcaaatgaaataaaggtcccatcgtgaataacatgttctaagttctttattcctttctcttgccatgttgagaagttcagtactgtttttttctgacatatatctggattgttccaaatgggtgtcagttcacatgggataagtgaagactttgttatctttaagaattcccaccaggctgtcagagaggtatttatgttaagacttttaaaaccgctatgatgtttaatactgacgctaatgaaaggtaagtcagagattttcacttttccacagagtgtttgttctaaatccagccatgggctgtctaaagggcttgatttgatccatcttgaaatatactgtaatctattggctaagaaatagtgataaaagtttgggagttctagaccaccactgcattttagcttttgtaaagtttttaaacttattcttgaggttttatttttccacaaaaattttgaaatgtttgagtctagagatttaaaccaggcaacagaaggtttattagggatcagtgaaaacaaataattgattttaggcaaaatcatcatttttactgtggcaactctccccatgatagatataggtagatatagcttaaccctcttaattggcgGGTatggcgaaatgtcaaaaaaagtaacttaaagggccaaattgtgtgttattttttacatcaattcgcagaccggaagtaggggtggggccggaagcggcccgcgggccgaaTTTGTGCACCCCTGAAACGCCTGATTCCCGGCATCCAAGTTGAACACAGAAATAATTCACTCATATGATCTCTAGCtgttgatgtttggtttatttcagtgtttcatttgtttctgagCAAATtggtttggctgagattaaagttaagcttaaTAACTGAGTAGTTTTAAGTTTAACATGTAATAAATTATGAAAAACTGTCATATTGAAAATTCAAAGTGTTCTGAGAAAAGGGGCAAAAGCACTTACTCACAGGACCTTTTCATGCCCTTTTATAGTTCAAATAAGCAGACAGACATATTCAGGCGGACATATTCAGGCTTAGGTGTAATAGGGTTAATGTCTTACTAGAGAGCTGTgagtatatttggaaatgaatcattcgCTCATCTTTTCCTTGATGTAGAAATGTtatacttgttttaacagcttattttcaaataaagctgacattaaatttaaaaaaaaaaaaagccaataaaagTTTGAGCTCCACTTTAACGCCTTCTTTTCCACAGCTATGCTCGCGcggtcacggttgctaggcgacaggAGCAACGCTGAGGTTATTTGTTGGCGCTGTGCATTTGATctctcagggccaccgtagAAACcttcgacttttttttttttttttaaactgagtcatacaactttgtttctttttggttatGTTTCTATTTTAGTATTATgtaaatattttgaaaacaatTACGTAACAACGTGCAGCTGAGCGTGTATATCTTGTACGTGCCACGTTCAAAACACAGATGACTCAAATACGCATGCGTTGGCGAAATAGGAAGAAGCGTCTCTTGACTTCTCTCTTCACATAACTAATATTTTCCAAACAGCAGTTTCTGGTGCTATCCGTCAGTATTATCCGTTATAATCCGTCAGCTGCACCGTTATGGCGCACACCGAGCTCCGTGTTGGCGTTTACCTGCGCGCCACCAGGGTTTCTGCACGTCGCTATAATCTTTCCAGGTGAAAACCCGCCACTCGCCAGACTGTCCACTATCTGCAGCCCGAGCCCCCGGCTGGCTCCCGTAATCAGCACAGAGCCGCACTTCTTAAAATTCATAGCACCACTCATCGTGTCCTCTCTGGCCCTCTACCCCCAGTTTGTTGTTTGATAGTCTGCGGGCGTCACGCGGCTTCTCCAGCAGAGGGAAGACTTTCTCCGCTGGGGCTcgcttttcttcttcctctcggGAGAGTTGTGACAATTGTCACCCTTTTAAGTTGCATTACTGCCTCCCTCTGGTTTTAGTCGTTCATTGCAGCGTCATCCAGAGTATGAGCTGTCTTTCAATTAGTGCTGTTGCtttaattgctttaaaaaaaacttatatGTGCATGAAGTCAGGCGTAGCTCCACTGTCCACTCTGACACTTTTTTGGACACTTGTAATTGTTAGATGGATGTTTCTCTAAACCTGTAAGTTGCTGTGGCCAATTTTTAACTTATAATCACTGACTATTTCCTACTGCACCCTAATTCTTCATCACAAACTCACTTCAAATCAACAGCCAGATGGTTGAAATTTGGACACATCTGGGTGTCCCAACAGGGCAATGATCCCAAAGTCACGTTAAAACTGGTTTTgggatggataaagcaggctagcattaagcttctggaatggccttcccaaagccctgacctcaaccctattgaaaatttgtggactaagCCTAAAAGCTGGGTCCATGCCAGGAAACTAACCAAGTTAATGCTATTTATGCTCATTATGAGTGCATGTAAACAACTGTAGGTGATGTCTTTCCCTGGACTTAATTCTAAAAGTGCTGAAAGTGACTCATTCCACAGAGTATTTTATGTTCCCCAGCTTTTTCTGCTCAATATAATGGCAGGACTGCACATTGCTTGAAAACATAAACTCTCAAATGAGCTGATATTCTCCTACAAACCCCAGTGTGGCCACTGTGATACCCTACCTGAGACTTAACACCATAGAAAGGGTTAAACCAAGACTAGCTTCACCAACAGAGCCTGGAAGTTATGGAAAAACCTGAAATCAACACCATGGATAAGAATGTTAATAAAAAGGAGGTCTCTAACTTTTATTGCACTGCATCTCTTGGTTCCAAAATTCCCACAATTCATTGTACCCAAATCCCCCAAACAGCTGTGTTTGGGGCTGACTCATCTTTACTTAAGCAGGAAGGTGCAAATCTCAATTAAAACTGATAATTTGCCAGTTCAGGGATTGTTGAGAAAAGTTTTCTTTAGTAGTTTTAAGTTCTAAAGAGGATAAGAAAATGATAATAGAAATCGAGGTGCAGGGAGTGGGGAGGAAATATGAATCAGCGCccagtctcagctttattttgattattataGCAGACAGACATGTAGTCAAACAAAACAATACTTAACGCTGTGTACATTTTTAAGGGAAGTTTATTGTAATCAAGACTGTCTGAAGTCTTTGATGCACACATATCTAAAATGCTTTGGATCTTCCCTGCTAATACTCTCCCAGTGCAGCTGGTTTGCCTTCAgttcaatatttttttcattagtttaaTGGGAAACTATCTACAGTGCAATAACTTTTGCCTATATGAATATACGAAACAGTGGCAAAGCATAAAGTGTATGCATAGAATTACCTACCACATGTATTAATTTGCTGTGATAAGCATACAAGTCAAAATGTATGTTTATTAGAGCCAGTAGTTGTTAATGTGTTTACTTTCACTTGCTCTGATTCACTGGATTATGTCACAAAGTGAAACGGGCACTACCTAAGAAACTAATACTGACGTCAGATAAAGGAATTTGATTCTATTGATGCGGTCGATATTTATGATTACATAGTCTGGCCTTCATGAATACTAAATTTGTAAATGGGGACCCAGTATTTgggttttcattcatttagttTTCAAATATTGAAGCTAAGATGGAGGCACAGCGAAAAGGGTGACAGCACAGCTGATGGAGCTTATGCAGTCACAGCACACAGATGGTTTCTCTGGCAGCTTCCTaagtccagattttcttaaagCTTCTGGTGCTTGGGAGCTGCAGATACTCTGGGTCTGCTCCAGGGTCAGttaatttggaatttggctGCTATGCCTCCATTTACAGACACATTACTTTGGCACCGAGTGCACAGTGCAAGTGATGAGGTAGTGGTACAATGTGTGGTGCAGAGATTTGCTCGTGGAGCTGGAGAGTGTTAAGTGGCTTGCCTAAGCACACACAATAGTGCAGCATTGTCTCTACAGAAAAGACAACAGCAAGTTAATGGCTTATATTGCAGTTGGTCTGTTTGGTAATCAGTGCAGTGCAGAGGGACATGCACAACATGATGTTTCCATTTTGCTGATTCTGCTGCAACTTTACACATttacagacttaaaaaaaaaaaaaatcatcatgtaATGAATGACAGTCCATGGCCACCAGAGTTGTATTACTTTAAACAGCTACCTCTGAGCTATAATGACTATATGAATAACCAGACAGTATTCTAATTATAGTTTGGGGACTTCaaatattgaaaaataaaaaatttaggACCACCCTCAAAATCCTCATCAGAAATGTATCAAAGTGTTTTAACCTCATTACAGAAAAAAGATGGCAAAGCGACACAAAGGCACTGGATGTGAATGTGATAACGTGCCTGTGTGGCTTTAGGGCCATCAGTACTTCGCTCAGTGACAGGCTCTGTTTAAAGTTTTAGTCTTTAATATGTTCATACATGTAGTCAAAAGTTAGAACTCAATCCTCAATTTAATTGgttgtagggctgcaacgattcatcaaGTAACTTCAATAAttcaattataaaaaaatcctcGTCACAAATTTGTTGTttcgatgcttcatttaaactctgcagcgctccgGTGTCACCGTGTCAGTggagcgtttcacccacattagcagcattaaagttctccgtcACTGTGGCGGATTTCTGTCATTTGGAAAAACcgaccctttaacaccgagtggatcatcgctgacacgtttttccatgcctccactgctctctacacTTGTGCTGAGAATTTTAGTGACTGTTCGGTAACGACCCCTGGTCACCCGTTTGCAACCGAGGGGctctgtcaaaatattttttatgctttaatctctGATTAGTggctaaaaatagacctgcaatagaaacgtatttaggaggaTGCTTgcgaatacaaagcattacgaCATTAAGTGCGTGCAGCGCATGCAGccccaacaaaaacactgataacacaaccgcaggagctgttttacgtgcagtctgc
It contains:
- the LOC115782368 gene encoding uncharacterized protein LOC115782368, giving the protein MSGAMNFKKCGSVLITGASRGLGLQIVDSLASGGFSPGKIIATCRNPGGAQKLQELAQKHPSIHIITLDVVSQASIEKSVEEVSKLVQEEGLNCLINNAGISVVADFHSVTAEMMIENFHTNTVAPLMITKAYLPLLKKAASRGGAGGSATMGIQRAAVINVTSLLGSVELNWGERANNFKWYPYRTSKSALNMVSRCMAVDLEPDGILCMAIHPGWVRTDMGGSEAPLSAEESISSILSVIGGLTEKDHGSFLNFTGEQIPW